CAAGGACACAAGGAGTATTCAACTAAGGATTTTCTTGGCTGAGCAATCACATGATGGTGGCAGATCATGGAGTTGCAACGTTCCCCTACATGTTGAAAGCTTCAAGAGTGACAATGCACAGACTGGTTGAGAAGCAGCTGGTGTGAGGGATTCAAGTGTTTAGTACTCCTCACCAGCATTCCAGAAATGTTTACAAGGTACCTATTGAGCTCATGAGAAAAGGCAGGCTTGGATTCAACCCTAGATGGAAGCAAGAAGCTAGAAGAAAGGGGGAGACAAGCTCTGGTCATAAGAAGAAGCTCAAAGGCTGTTTTAAGTGTGAAGCAAGGAAGGCATTGAAGTCTGCTTGCCATTGAAGtaaggccatgatccagagtttATGAGTCCCTCAACATCATCATAAGGCTCATaaactcactggccaatccctaggctgaGAGGCTTGTACTCTTTTCCTAAGTGTGGTTTTATCCCAAAGGGTTTTCTATGcttaggtttttaatgaggcaagTACTCTCAGTTCCAAGCTTGCCCAAGGATctcctatggtcaagcttgagggggagtgttgacatgaagcagaattaagcagctagacttgagaattaagctgtcAGACTTGAAAATACTTATAAGGTCTTATAAGatcttataaggttttataaggttttataaaggttttataaggctttataagaaGCACCAGACTTGAGATGTAAGTTGCCAGACTTGAGACTTGAGTGCCAGACTTGAGCCTAAGAGTGAAATTCGTGCAACTTCAACTTGAGAGGcaaatttgaattcaaattagGTTCTGGCCTTTGGAGAGAGAGGCTGGACAAGTGGGGATTAAAATAACATGTTGGAGAGAAGAAAGATGGCTGTTAGGAGCTGTCACTATCACATTGGAAGCTCTCCTGCATCTCAGCCATTCAATTCAAATTAATTCAGATCCTCTCATCCCAACCATTCATTTTGAATCCAGATCTAtctctctttgtcttcttcctctcatttGTCTAGTGTGTGTGTTGGGTATAAAGAACCCTCATTGTAATCAATTATAATCTAAGCTGAAAGAGGGGAGTTCCcttttcttcttcaccattctcTTCTCTCTTGGTTACTGTCAATCTCTATAATCTCTTGATACTCATACTCTCTTATTCTCAACTTAATTTACTCTTCATCACTTATCTCTCTGTTTACTATGTTCCTCATTTTCTTTTACTCTCATATTAAtcatctttgaagatgatataaTAATGATGAATAAAAGGTATGCGAATACAAGTCAATTCGAGAGTAAAATGGATATAATTTAGATGTAAGAAGCTTGGATCTCCTTCTCTATTCTCCTTTGTCATCTTTTTATATTCGTCTGGTGGAGGAACGTGACGGCGATGTGATCTATGACATGTATCTAGCGTTTTTAATACCGCCTTTAAGGCTCCGATATCCCTTACGTTTTATGTTAAATCGGTCAGATCGTCATTGACTATATTCAGAGCTCGGCATTTTTGGGTCGTTAGCCATGCCGGGCATTGATTCTGAATTGGGTGATGAATTGGTGACCGGTGGTTTATGAATTTCAAAATACGGTTCGAGATTCTGGTTCTTCGTATTTGTGGTGATTTAATCTGATGTCTGATTCCTGTGACCAAGATATTATTGTTGGAATGAATTGTTTCGGCGTTAATGATTGTTGGAGCTAAAACTCGCATTGTCAAATTTTATAATGGAAGAAAGTATAACTTTCTTTGAGGGTCCAGATTCTTTGCATAACCTCACAAACACGAAAGATGAAATAGCATAGTAGTGTTTTATTGATTGCAACACGAACAATTCGACACAGAGTTACACCAAAAAGACAGTAGAACAAAGCCAAAAACATCCAAGTCTAGAATTGGTAGTCTAACCACTTATGTCGTATGTTCTCTAAAACTAACATGAATTTCTCAGCACTTTCGTTTCTGGATCCCTTCCTTGAGTTTTCAAAGTCTTGtttatatactcctccaagATCGACTGTATTGCCATTTTTCCGTAGATCCATATCTTCTATTTTCTCCGATCTTCCCTTGTTTGTCAAGATCTCTTTTGGAAATTTTCTATTACACTGTTTTCTTCCTTATTCCTCtctaggcatgggcattcggggtcccaatcgggtttcggttttatccattcgggtttatcaaaatcaaccccattcgggttatataaaagttcggttcgggaccggttcgggttctatcgggttcgggtcggggttagtaaatcttcaaaaaaccggtataacccattgtactttcgggttcgagtcccaatcggttcttcggtttaaaaatatctgatttgtacctattttgtaactaaaacataaatgaaatcggttcttcggatttaaaatacatgatttgtacatattttaatagtcaaaacataactaaaatcgattcaaaaataagaaaaaacatcaaacgtgatcattcaaaatcaagcgcaagataaacatagttagtgatagaaaaaaaaccagataaatgaaatcataaaacaaaaactaagttctcatgaaatgagaaacattattcaatgaaaacaaaaccaaaatctaaaaacttcaggcttcaaccgccacattccaccatcaaccttcatgtaacagataattattttagaagttcaataatatcttaaagtattttggatacatattaagaattaagatcatatttggtagaagttctttttgtgattttaaatgtttcgggttctatcggatatccttttaggtccgggttcggttcggataatacccataacccaaaataccaaaaaacaggattcattcggtatttatgtcgggttcggatcggttcggatttatttttattggatcgggttcggttcggattttcggattcggtttatttgcccagccctattCCTCTCCAAGAAAAATAATCTGTTATTGAAACTGAGCTATTTTACGTGTTAAGTCGTAACCGGCCATTTTGTTTCTTAGGCTGTTTCAGACCATTTTACGAGTTATgcatttttactaattttataaGAACAATTTTCTTTTTGCTCCGAGTTGCAGGTTTTTGTAGCGTTAGtttacaaaacaataaaaacattttgtttCGTTGAAATCATATCTGTGTTTAAGCTGTTTCCGACTTGACATTTTTTATATGATCAAATTACATCAAGCAACTCCCTAAAATAAGAGTGTCACTTTAGTACTTGATGATCATATCCACAAAGAGTGAGGATCATGCAATAGACTATTGGTTTCTAGTTAAGCTAAATCAGAAATATCAAagcaataaaaaaagaaataatataaatcAGTTTGTAAAATATCAAGGAAAAGCGTTAGACTTAAGAGTTTATCAattaagaaatttaaaacacaaaTCAATAGATGTCAAGGTGAGAATTAACatatgacaaatataaaaatataataatttaaaattattatagggtgatatatcatattattagtttagattgtggcatataaaaatataataatttaaaattaatttatttctcAAAGAAGACAAAGTAGCAGAAATTCCATAAAAATACcctagttaatttttttaagtttctttaACATCCAAACTTTTTTACTACCCAGTTTAATAcccaaattaattaattttgtcattacaatacatttatttttaaaattgtgctCATTTTAATACCAAAAGTATGCTCATTTTAATAGTAAGTTTCAGACAAAACTTAGAAAATctctaaaattcaaaaaaaaaatctttaaattttcaaattttatttgaatttttaagaataaaagtaaataaaattttggataatctttatttttttaatattagtttttttttttagtttcaaaatttattgtTCTCTGaactttgtttttaaaaaatatttattttgttcagaATTAAGTTTTCTAGAATTTAAGTTATTAtccaattaaaatttaaaataaaatttcaaaatttaaagatttgtttttgaattttagatatttttaagttttgtttgaaatttattaatatttttttattaaaattaaatattaatagtcTAAGTATTAAAATGGGTATAATTTTAAAGTATGTgtattaaaattagaaaataattagtttATGTATTAAATCGGGTATCAAAATATTTGGGCATTAgaaaacttaacaaaattttgttgagatatttttattgatttttatcttttaaaaatggaactataaaatatgtagattaaaagaagaaatataaattatagaattgaataaataaaatctataaatcaaCATGAGCATTACACATAAGAAAATTATGAATCACCATATCATAACATGTGTCATTATTACTTTAATTTATGATATGTCTTATTGTACTAATATAGCAAAGTAAATAAATAGAGAGATCTTTCTATTATTCGTTATTGAGTTcctaacaataaaaaaaaaatgtcaattaCAAAGCCAGTTTGAGAAACGGATCAAAGCAGAGAAGGTAAAAGTCTATGAAAAGAAACTAAAGGCTCTTTATTGATTCAACTCTCCTCTTGTTAgatatttcatatttgtaacgTAGCGTAATGTTTCTTTCGTCGATCCAAGTGTTATTGGGAGAGAGCCACCTCGTGGGATCGCCATTCGTAAAGCTGTTCATCGTGCATATGCTATAGCTAGTTGATCatcatatgtaaatatatattatacaatgATATAATAGATTTGACCactgttaaaaaaaagaaactttaatATTTCTCGAGTGTTTATTAAATTGGCGAAGTCTTCACAATTAGAGTTTTTCTTAATAACCCATACTTTGGGTCTGTTTATTTCACCATGTTTATTTCAccatccagatgaatcatctagtttagatttaaaattgcAACCCATCTAAATGGTTTATCTGGATGAGTTTTAGAAATCTAGGTTTAATTTTTAGAATCATCAAATTGAACCAAATTGAACCATCTGAATGGAGATAGTTTTATCAAAATGGTATAATGTCTACTATATCTTTGATATAATTAACAAATTACAAACCTAAACCTACTATATTTTGTCAATCAATAAAAAtgacaaaaccgcaaaaatcaTTTCCCACTAAAACCACAAAACATATTTTCTcgtcaaaatcgtaaaaacgtattTTCTCACGGAAACTACataatgcattttcccgccaaaatcgcaaaaacgcattttccgccaaaatcacaaaaacgtaTCTCCCCCCAAAACGCAAGAACACATTTTCTCACCAAAAACGCAAAACACACAATTTCCCGTCAAAACAATAAAagtgcattttcccgccaaaaccgcaaaaattcattttctcaacaaaatcacaaaaacacaTTTCCCGACAAAACctcaaaacacattttcccgccaaaatacACATTTTCTCgctaaacacacacaaaaatgcattttctcgccaaaacgcaaaaacaaattattctgCTATAAATGTAAAAATGCATTATCCTCCCAAAAACgtaaaacgcattttcccggtaaaaacacattttctggCCAAAAACGCAAAAGCGCATTTTTCGGTAAAAAACGCGAAAACACATTTTCTGGCCAAACCGCAAAAGCGCTTTTTCCGGTAAAAAACGCGCAGTTGCATCctaccaaaaccgcaaaactgcactttcccgccaaaatcactaaaacacattttttccgccaaaaccgcaaaacatgttttcacgctaaaaccacaaaaatacattttctcgccaaaaccgtaaaattcaTTTTCCCAACAAAATCTCAAAacgcaaaaacacattttccctccaaaatcacaaaaacacattttccacCAAAATCGGTAAATTtcactttcccgccaaaatcacaaaaacacattttcccgccaaaaccgcaaaacatgGTGTCACGTTAAAACTACAAACtgcattttcccgtcaaaaccgtaaaattcatttttccaacaaactataaaattattttttctcgttaaaatcacaaaatcaaatttctcGCTAAAATCgtgaatatgtatttttttcgcTAAGACCGCTAATTATAATTTTTGCtaaaaccatattttaaaataattatattttagacaataaataaaaatgaatatagtgaaacaaaaataatatatgagtAAATCAAAACAAGAGTATTTtagtaatttgtttactaaactcatCTGGATGGAAAtgaaagtaaaaaaacaaacataagtCCATTTAAATGATATATCTAGATGAACCATCTGGATGGACAAACAAAAAGTCCCATAAAATCTGAATTGATCATCTGAATGGATCAGCTGGATAGAAATGATAGGTAGTGAAACAAATCGCTCCTTTGTTGATGGAACTACAATGAAGACATACACTTAAGGGTTAATTTAATGAATGAATATATTGGGaggaaatattgaatttttagttagaggatagagagagataggaagagaaaaagGAGAGAGGGAGTGATAAGAGCATAATTATCGGTGGTTCTTAAAGTGGTTCTTAAGTTaattttgagttaaaaaaaaataaataataacactTAATGTAAGCGCCGGATCTTAattaagaggaagaagaaacggGTCTTGAGGGACACATGTTAGAAACAGAGCGTTTTGGGTTtgtccttctctctctctcgacgcGGTACGACGAATCAATCACCCCTCCAGAGCTCTCTCCCGTTTTATCGACTCCACGAAATTCACTCCACCTCTCGACGATTGATCTCCTGGACGAATCTCTCTCTCCGTTGGTGTGATCTCCTCGACGAACCTCTCTCGGTGGCTTCGACGAAGTTTCAGGGCTTGTCTCTCTCGGTGGCTCTCATCGCGGAGGACAGACGGCGACATCTCGACGAAGTCTCACTCCGCATGTCTCTCTCCGTAGCTGTTATCGACGATTGTCGCTCGagaccgtctctctctctccgtggCTGCGATCGACGATTGTAGATCGactccgcctctctctctctcttggtgGCTGCCTCTCTCTCCGTCCCTCAAAAGCTAagtgatgttttttttatctgttAGATTAGTTTGGTGTCTTGcatgttgtgttgtgttgtggtGGTTTTTGTCTCTAACAAAAGAATAATCGTTGACATGCAAGTAATCTCAAAGTCGATTTGTTTGTTCTGTTGGATAATGTTGTTTGAAAAGTCTTCTGATAAATCGTTTGATTAGTTTGATTGAGTGTtgtgattaatagttttatctGTTAGATTAGTTTGTTGTGTTGCGTTGTGGTGGTTTATGTCTCGAACAAGTGATTAATTTTTCTTGTTGGGGTCACGATTTTAGTCAAGTTTCATTTATTTGTTGTGTTTCATGTTGTCTTGTGTTGGTTTGTGTCTCAAAGAAGTGATCACATATTCTTGTTCGGGGCACAAGTAATCTCAAAAGCAATTTATTTGTTCTGTAGGATAATGTCGTTTGATTGATTATCTCTGTTTATGTGTTTGATTGATCATATCTGTTAGATTagtttgttttgatttgtttctctGTTTCGGTGTTAAAGAGCGATGGAGCAAGAGAGAGGAGCAACTGAGCAATAGCGTGGAGCAAGAGAGCAGAGCAAGGTTCCTCAACGAAGAAGAGTACAATTGCATTAAAGGTACAACTTGTCTCTCTTTCATTTCGATTCTGCTGTATTATGGTTGAGGTTTGTTATTAATGGGTAATAAATATGGTTAGATAGAAAGCAATGTTTAGCATGATTAATGAGTTAGATAAATGTGATCTCATCTGTTTGGTTGGTTGTGTTGAATGCTTGAGCTTTTGTGTTTATTGTTGTTCTGTTGATGTCTTGAGTTAGATAAATGTCGAATCTGTTTCTGTCTATAAAACACAAACGCTCTTCTCTGTCTCTGTTCTTAACACAAACACAAACGCTCTTCTCTGTCTCTGTTCTTAATCTATAAACACATTGATCATCTctatctctctgtctctcttctTTAATTCTCTCTTCTCTGTCTCTGTTCTTAATCCATATTCCGCTATGGATTCGAATCAATTTAGCCACACGCCTAAGTTTGTTGAACTACTTAATAGTCAACAAGacaatttcttttgttttcttgaagATAGTGCCCAACtatcttcatcccaactccctGTTTTTGGGACTCAAGGGACTGAAGCTTCAAGCGCTAAAGAAGATACTCCAGCAGAGCATAGAGAAAGGAGGATATGGACGCCAGTCGATGATGTTGTGCTGATTAGCTCTTGGCTAAACACAAGCAAAGATCTGCTTGTAGGCAATGAGAAACGGTCTGGTACCTTCTGGAAAAGGATTGCAGCATACTTTGCTGCAAGTCCTATGGTAGCAGGGTGTGAGCAGAGGGAGGCGAGTAACTATAAGCAGCGCTGGCAGAAGATAAACCACCAAGTTAACAAGTTTTGTGGGTCTTATGAAGCTGCAACTAGAGAGAAAAGCATTGGGAAAAATGAGAATGATATTCTCAAAAGAGCTCATGAGATCTTCTTCaacaaccacaaaaaaaaaattcaccccTGAACATGCTTGGAAAGAGCTACGAAACGACCAGAAATGGTGTGAGCTTTCATGCTCATCTAAGAGGAGGAAGTGTGAGGATGGTTCACAATCTGCAACCTCTCACACAAATGAAACAAAGAGTGTGGATGATCGTCCCCCCGGGTGTCAAGGCAGCAAAGAGTAAGAAGGCGAAGGTAGAGGGGAAGGCACTGATAGAGTTTCAGAGTATGTGGGATATTAAAAAGCAGGATCTGGCCATGAAAGAAAGGCTGTCGAAGATGAGTCTCCTTGACAGTCCGATTGCCAAAAAAGAACCCTTAGCTGAGTATGAAGAAGCTTTCAAGAAGAATCTAATCAATGATTTGATGTCTAGTTAGTGCACGTTTGAATTTATGTCTCTGTTGTTCTAATGTTACTTGTTGCTTGTTGCTGAAGTTTATGTCTGTGTTGTTTTATTGTTTGAATTATGTCTCTGTTATTGCTTGTTGTTGAAGTTGTTGTGTCTGTTCTTCTTattatgtttaatataaaaGCTTGTTTCTTCTAGCTTGTCACTTATGCTTTGCTCTGTTGTTTTAATGTTTGAATGATGATGATAAATATATTGTGTGCTTGTGCTTTCAGGTGTTGATAAAAATTGAGTGACAGAGTGAAGCTTGTGTCACGGACTCTATGTAAGGTAATGAAGCTTCTGTCACAGACTCATGTTCTTGTTGGTGATATAAAGACCGTCTGGTCTCATGTTCTTGTAATTATTTTGCAGACTCACGAAGAGAGGTCACGGAGTTGTAGCATTGGTATTGGAAGAGAGGTCACAGACTTGTAGTGTAGCATTGTCTTGTACTGTCATGTAGTCTTGTCTTGTTAAATGTTAATTTCGAAAGAGAGGTCACAGACTTATCTTCATTTCTCCTtctcaaaatataaatgtaaacaaGTCTGTCTCCTTCTCAAAATATTCTTATCATTATCACCTTCTTCTATTTTCATTTCTCCTTCTCAAAAGATAAACGTAAACAACTCTCTCCCCATTTTTTGTAAACATATCTCATCTAATGGCTTATTCTTCTCAAAACACTTTAGAGGAATCATTTGATGATACATTTGATGAGCTCTTTGATCAAgcctttgaaaattttaccaTTCatagtgatcaagaagaacaaaggaaaaaaagaaaaaaacgagcttatatcgaaagaaatcgtgaagaaggcAATGTACGTCTGtagaatgattatttcagtgaaactccaacGTATCCTGATAATCTATTCCGACGacgttttagaatgaacaagccattgttcatgcatattgttgatcgactctccaatgaagttgaattctTTCGACAAAAGAAAGATTGTCTCGGAAGGCTtagtctctctcctcttcaaAGGTGTACAACAGCCATTCGTTGTTTGGCATATGGTACTGTGGCTGATACGgttgacgaatacctccgactCGGTGCAACTACAACTCGGTAATGTTTGGAAAATTTTGTggaagaaataatatatttattcggcgatgagtacctaagaagaccaacaccggctgatcttAAACATCTACTCGATATTGGTGAGcatcgtggatttcccgggatgataggaagcatcgattgtatgcattgggagtggaagaattgtccaaCCGCTTGGAAATGTCAATATTCACGTCGTTTGGGAAAACCCACCAtggttttagaggcggttgcttcgtatgatctatggatatgacatgcattttttggacctccaggtaccttaaatgatatcaatgttcttgatcgctcacatgtttttgatgacattataaAAGGTCAAGCTCCACAAGTCACCTTctctgtcaatggaagagagtataATTTgacttactatctcaccgatggtatttatccgaaatgggcaacttttatccaatcaatttcaataccacaaggtccgaaagcggttttatttgctcaacatcaagaagctgcccgaaaagatgtcgagcgtgcttttggagtcttgcaagttcactttgccattgttaaaaattcAGCACTTTTTggggataaagtcaaaattggtAAGATTAtgcgagcatgtatcatactccataatatgatagtagaagacgaacgagatggatacactcaatatgatgtttcagagttccaacCAAGGGAAGAcaacggaagttcacatgttgatctcacgtattctacagataccccttcaaatatcgccaatatgatgggtgttcgaactagaatccgtgatagacaaatgcatcaacaactga
This genomic stretch from Brassica napus cultivar Da-Ae chromosome C9, Da-Ae, whole genome shotgun sequence harbors:
- the LOC106393948 gene encoding glutathione S-transferase T3-like; protein product: MDSNQFSHTPKFVELLNSQQDNFFCFLEDSAQLSSSQLPVFGTQGTEASSAKEDTPAEHRERRIWTPVDDVVLISSWLNTSKDLLVGNEKRSGTFWKRIAAYFAASPMVAGCEQREASNYKQRWQKINHQVNKFCGSYEAATREKSIGKNENDILKRAHEIFFNNHKKKIHP